The genomic DNA TGCAGCGCTGGACCCGCTTCAAGAGCCGCTACCTGATCGACTTCACCCATGAGCTGACCGCCAAGGTTCGGGCGATTCGCGGCCCTCAGATTCGGACAGCGCGCAATATCTTTGCCGAACCGATGCTCAATCCGGAAAGCGAAGCCTGGTTCGCCCAGAACCTCGACGATTTCCTTGGCGCTTACGACTGGACGGCACCGATGGCCATGCCGCTGATGGAAAAGCAGACCCGCGCACAATCGGGCCCCTGGCTCGAGCGCCTGGTAGACACCGTCAAGGCTCGCCCCGGCGCGCTCAAGCGCACGGTATTCGAATTGCAAGCCCGTGACTGGCACAGCAAGCCGGTCAGCGACATCGACGGCGAACAACTGGCTGACTGGATGGGGCGCCTCAAGCGCAAAGGCGTGACCAGCTTCGGCTACTACCCGGACAACTTCATCGAAGACCAGCCCGCCGTGAAAACCGTGCGGCCGGCGCTCTCCAACAAGTGGAATCCTTGACATGCTCGACAGACTGCTCGCCCTGCTGGTGCTGGCGATCGTCCTTGGGGTACCCCTGGGCCTGATCTTCCTGGTCACCGGGCAATTCCTGATGGACTTCGTGTTCTTTTACCCGCTGTTCATGTCCGGGCTGTGGATTGCCGGCGGCCTGTATTTCTGGCTGCACTGGGAGCGCCACTGGCCATGGAAGGACGATACCTTGCCACCGGCCCTGGCGGGCGAGCCGCTGATCAGCATCCTGATCCCGTGCTTCAACGAAGGCGACAACGTCGCCGACACCATTCACGCGGCGCTGGGCCAGCATTATCCGAACATCGAAGTCATCGCCATCAACGACGGCTCCAAGGACAACACCGCCCAGATGCTCGATCAACTGGCGGCGGAAGACCCGCGCCTACGTGTCTTGCACCTGGCGGAAAACCAGGGCAAGGCCGTGGCCCTGCGCATGGGGGCCATCGCGGCGCGCAGCGAATACCTGGTGTGCATCGACGGTGACGCGCTGCTGGCGCCGAACACCTGTGCTTACCTGGTGGCGCCGATGCTGGACAACGCCCGCCTCGGCGCGGTGACCGGCAACCCGCGCATCCGCACCCGCTCGACCTTGATAGGTCGGGTCCAGGTCGGCGAGTTCTCCTCGATCATCGGCCTGATCAAGCGTACCCAGCGGGTCTTCGGGCGGATCTTCACCGTGTCCGGCGTAATCGTCGCGTTCCGACGCACGGCCCTGCACCGGGTCGGCTACTGGAGCCCGGACATGATTACCGAAGACATCGACATCAGTTGGAAGCTGCAGCTGGATCACTGGAGCATCTTCTACGAGCCACGCGCGCTGTGCTGGATTCTCATGCCCGAAACCCTGCGCGGCCTGTGGCGGCAACGCCTGCGCTGGGCCCAGGGGGGCGCCGAGGTGCTGTTCAAGAACATCCGTGGCATCTGGCAATACCGCCACCGCTACCTGTGGCCGCTGCTGTTCGAATACTGCCTGTCCACCGGCTGGGCGTTCACCTTCCTGCTGTCGGTGATCTTCTGGGGCGCCGGTAAATTCGTCGAGATGCCAGCGGCCATCGCCGTGGATCACCTGATGCCGCCGGCCTTCACCGGCCTGTTGCTGGCGGTGGTGTGCCTGCTGCAGTTCGCGGTGAGCATCCTGATCGACCGGCGCTACGAAAAAGGCCTGTGGCACATCATGTTCTGGGTGGTCTGGTACCCGTTGGTGTTCTGGCTGATCAGTCTGTTCACTACCCTGGTGAGCTTTCCCAAAGTGCTGTTCGGGCAGCATCAGAAGCGTGCGCGCTGGATCAGCCCGGATCGCGGTATCAAACCATTCGATGATCAGGAAGAGGAAGTGATCCGATGAAAATTATCAGGACCCGGCAACGGCCTTTTCTGGTGGTCATCGATGCGCTTTTCACCGTGCTGGCGTGGGTGGGGCTGTTGTATTTGCTGGTCAATGGGCTGTGGTCGCTGCTCGATAGCCAGGCCGGCCCGCGCCTGGGAGGGTCGCTGTTCGACACCCTGGGGACTTTGCAGGTTTATGGTTGGATCGCGTTGGTCAACGCGGTGCTGCTGATTACCTGGGCGCGTTATCAACAACGCAAAAGTCGCAGCTTCGCCCAGCGTCGGCTGCCGGCGCCGGTGGTGGATGACCAGGGCTTGAGCGCCAGTTTCAAGTTGACCGGTGAGCGTCTGGATACGTTGCGCCAGCCCGGTTCGAAGACCATCCACAACAACCAGGAAGGCGACATCAGCCACGTCGTACCGCATTTCCATTTGCTCAGTCCGGAGTTGCAGCCAGCGCCTCTGGCGCCATTGGAGCGGCCCCGGGTTATCCATTTGCCGGCGGATCAGTCCGTACATTGATGCAAGCCGATCCATCGCTTTCGCGAGCAAGCTCGCTCCCACAGGGGATTGGGGTGCGGCAGATCTTTCGGTCACACAGAACAAAAACTGTGGGAGCGAGCTTGCTCGCGATGGCGTCGGGTCAGCCATATTGAAGTCGACTGACCCATCGCTATCGCGAGCAAGCTCG from Pseudomonas beijingensis includes the following:
- the pgaC gene encoding poly-beta-1,6-N-acetyl-D-glucosamine synthase gives rise to the protein MLDRLLALLVLAIVLGVPLGLIFLVTGQFLMDFVFFYPLFMSGLWIAGGLYFWLHWERHWPWKDDTLPPALAGEPLISILIPCFNEGDNVADTIHAALGQHYPNIEVIAINDGSKDNTAQMLDQLAAEDPRLRVLHLAENQGKAVALRMGAIAARSEYLVCIDGDALLAPNTCAYLVAPMLDNARLGAVTGNPRIRTRSTLIGRVQVGEFSSIIGLIKRTQRVFGRIFTVSGVIVAFRRTALHRVGYWSPDMITEDIDISWKLQLDHWSIFYEPRALCWILMPETLRGLWRQRLRWAQGGAEVLFKNIRGIWQYRHRYLWPLLFEYCLSTGWAFTFLLSVIFWGAGKFVEMPAAIAVDHLMPPAFTGLLLAVVCLLQFAVSILIDRRYEKGLWHIMFWVVWYPLVFWLISLFTTLVSFPKVLFGQHQKRARWISPDRGIKPFDDQEEEVIR
- the pgaD gene encoding poly-beta-1,6-N-acetyl-D-glucosamine biosynthesis protein PgaD, with the protein product MKIIRTRQRPFLVVIDALFTVLAWVGLLYLLVNGLWSLLDSQAGPRLGGSLFDTLGTLQVYGWIALVNAVLLITWARYQQRKSRSFAQRRLPAPVVDDQGLSASFKLTGERLDTLRQPGSKTIHNNQEGDISHVVPHFHLLSPELQPAPLAPLERPRVIHLPADQSVH